TGATATGTGCGTATGCTCGCCCAGGCATACTCTTGTAGAGTAGTATTGTGATTGATCACTCTCTGTTGGGCCATCGTGGCAGAGCTTCAGTGAGGATTGTTCCATGGGGTTTCCGGGAATCGGAAACATGGAACGGCTAACTGTAACTCGATGGGATTTCCTTGTTCAGATGACGCTTTTTAGTTGTGATGATGATTGATGAATTTAGTGTCTGCTGTTTTCGTGCGATCGATGGATCATCCATCCTCCTCCCTTTTGCTGCGATTTCGCATTTGCCAGCAAAACACAAATTCTTTTGGTGGCTCATTATTCAAGATCGAGCTTGGACTGCAGATAGACTTCATCGGAGAGGTTGGACAAATTGTGGGCTATGTTTCGATAAAAGAAAATTGCGGTAATGCTAGTTGGGACTTTTAGCAACCTGCCTCGACACTCACCGCAGGGTCGCAACAGAGACCCTCGGGCTCGTGCGGCGGTTCAGTCAGACGGGATCTGCTGATCCAGTGATGTGGATGTGGTCTAGTCAAACGCAATGCACGTGGGGTGGATCCGGATCCACCAAGCAAGCCATCCTGACCCCGTCGTCCCGTGGTATCATCCGTAGTCGTCAAACCGTGCATCCTCGTGGCTGAGCTGATGCTTTGACTGGCCACAGCAGAGCACATCACGCAGGCAAAGCCCGTCGCCGAGCTGGCAGGCGGGTGGCCCCACCCACGCCCACCCCGACCCCCTATATcagagagcgagcgagcgagagggcATAGCTAGCGGATCGCCCGACCCGACTGTTGCAGATCGCCCCCGAGAAACCCACAAATTTGCAGAACCTACACTGGGTCACGGGCCCCACCCCCGCGGCCCCACCCGGCAGCGAGGAGGGCAAGGGCAAGGCGGAGGCAGTTTGCAGGAACCCCCCCGTCCTattccgcctcgcctcgcctcctccttccttcctgccgttgctgCCTGCCTCATCGTCCTTCTCTCTCTCGTCGCCTCGGCCATcccatctcctctcctctctcACCGGCGGGGAGGGTCTGCACGGCCGGCCGCCATTGGCGCGTCTTCCCGAGGTACCCTCGCCCCGCCATCTCGAACCCTCGCCCTCGCTGGTCGCTGCCCCTTCGCCGTCTCGCGGTGGTTTCTGCCCTTTTGTGTTATGTAATGTAATGGCTTCGGCAGCGGACGCGAATTGCCAGGGATGCATGGTTCGGGGCGGCGATTCCTCCTCGGCGGAATCGGATCTACTAGGACTAGGAGAGATGGTGATGGGCTTTTCGTTCCTGCGTTAATTATTTACTTACTTATTTTTCTTTATTATTACTGCGCGGTGTAATTCAGGTCCGAGTCGTGTGGACGATAAAAGGGCTAGTGTTAGTGCTGTAAGAAACGCCTGAGGCGGGCAGTGCTCTGCTCTGCCCAATCCCTGCGAGCAATCGCTGTGTCTGTGTGAAGGATGCATGGTTATGATTTATGAAGCCTGACTGCGTACGTCGTGTCACGTGTGATCATGTGTGATTGACTGATTGCACGTACGTTGCAGCTCTGATTGGGGAAGAGTAGAAGATGGTCGTCAAGGAGTTTACCGTTGATCTCAACAAGCCTCTTGTTTTCCAGGTACCATCTGCTCTCTCAATATTTGCTTCTTCACATCAATTGTTGCAGCAACTCTTCTCGGAAATTTTAGGTGTGCACATTTCCCATTCCTTTCCCACTTTAAGTTTGTCGTCATTTTGAGCTTGTGGCATACAGCCATACACTTCTGAGGTGCTGAAATGCTGAACTGTCAACATTTCAAGTGATGCTTGGTGGACTTTGCTCTACTCTTCTGAAATAATATGCTGTAGTGGTGAACTTGTGGTTTTACAAGCTTTAACTTATCCGGTGGAGGCTTCTATCCCTACTCTTCTTCTATCAATATATGATATGCACGCTCGtgcatattctagaaaaaaaagttTTAACTTACTGAGAATTGCTTCTGCCTGACAGTTGAAGTAAACTACTACTTTTGACCGTGCTGTGTATTTTGTGGCTCAAGGTTGGCCATCTCGAGGAACATTACCAGGAATGGGTTCACCAGCCCATCGTGAGCAAAGAAGGTCCACGCTTTTTCGCAAATGATACCATGGAGGTAACGCCAATGCGCTCCGGTGTATATATTAACGTCATTGGGGGATTTTGGAAACTGAACTGTCACCATATACGTAATAAATTTCTTTGTGCAGTTCTTGACACGCACAAAGTGGTGGGCTGTGCCAGTCATATGGCTACCTGTCGTCTGCTGGTTGTTTGCCAAGTCTGTTCGGATGGGTCACACCATTCAGGAAGTAATCTTGATGGCCCTATTTGGGGTGTTTGTTTGGACGTTGATCGAGTACAGTTTGCACCGCTTCCTGTTCCACATCGAGACGAGAAGCTACTGGTAAGAAGAACTTATCAACCTTCACCTGGGAATGTTTTATCGggattctcctcatgcttgtaaATCGTACCCCCCTCCGATCCGTAATAAGTGTCGTGGTTATATATGCTCGTAACTGATGGATGGTTGGTGCGGCATTTCAGGTCGAACACCGCGCATTACCTTATCCATGGATGCCACCATAAGCATCCTATGGACTCCCTCAGGCTCGTATTCCCTCCTGCTGGGGCAGCGATCATATGCGTGCCGGTACATATCCCTGACTGAACCCATGGAATGGAAATGCTGAACATACATTTGCAAACTGCCTCCATGAAACATAACCCAAAGtggttttgtttttgtttcttatttttcaGTTCTGGAATGTTGTGGCATTCTTCGCAAGTCCATCCACGACTCCTGCGCTGTTCGCCGGCGGCCTGCTGGGGTACGTGATGTATGACTGCACGCACTACTACCTGCACCATGGACAGCCGTCCAAAGATCCAGCGAAGCATCTCAAGGTGACTAACTAGCATGATTCCACTTGAAGCCACCGATAGTCTACCAGTAGCTGTTGCTCATTCCTCACAAACTTGACTCGTGATGCAGCGGTATCACCTCAGCCACCATTTCAGAATCCAGGACAAGGGCTTCGGCATCACCTCGTCGCTCTGGGACGCCGTTTTCGGGACCTTGCCTTCGTCCAAGATCGCCGCGAAGCTCAGCTGACACGCATGAACATGCTCTTTGCACGAGGAATTTTAGTAGAGAGTTTGTAGGCTTAGGTTAGGGGCAAAGCTCATCTTGCATTTCTGCAATGGGTTCGCATATCTGCACGGTTGGAGATGTCTGTCCTGATGTGAAGACGTTTTGGCTGCCTCGACTTTTCATCCCCAGCAATAGGCTATTCATTTCGTTCTAGTCGATGTTAGGATAAATAGTCATATTCCTTGGTTGAATTGTGATATCTTCTGTCATCTTTCTCTTTGAGTTTTAGTTGTCGGCTGTTCAGAGAATGGTGCGAGATGCTCTTTTCTGGGTCCTCGTCATGAGTTGCCTTCTACCccctatgttcctaaatataagtctttctagacatttcaaatggacaacaatatacagatgtatgtaggcatattttagagtgtaggttcactcattttgctccgtatgtagtcacttgttagaatctctagaaagacttatatttgggaacagagggagtatcagcATAAAGGGATATCTGAAGGATATTCTCTGGATAGCCTTTGCACCTTTAGAAGAGTGTGTACAAACTTGAACGTGTGTGATAGAAATAAATGAACTTGTACATATGagtgaagaaacaaagaaaattttCCGGTGGAACTAATGTTAAGCCATGAGAACGTGGCAAATCTGAAGCCATTCCTGCGGTCGGAGATCGCACATGGGTCATAGCAATACCTGGCAGAGATACACCCATATACTCAGGCACTCAGCCATCTCATTCGCAACAATTCCGTGGTTCATAGTACAGATCTACAGCCAGTTGGGGCATCAGAAGCACATGAGACTATTGGTTCAGATACCCTCCATTTCAGAATCAAAAGGTGCTAGATGCCATATGAATTAAGTTTTGACAGTAACTAGTGGATTTGATCTCCGAAAGAAACAGCCTGTTCAAAACAAAATGTAGACTGAGCTAAATTGCGACTAGAAACAAGTCAACAACAATGCATTGCCAGACAATACGCTGGCACAACAGTCCCCCCTTAATCTGGGGATGTTCAAGAGTGGATTATACGGGGTGAATTTTTAGGTCGCCCTCTCTTGCCATTTTTTGTCACCTTTGGCTGGCTGGTCACCAAAGCGTACATTCTGACAGCAAATAATTCCTCAGGCAGCTCCTTTTGGTTCTGTTATCAAATTGCGAGATTATGTGGCTGACAAATGGAAGCTGAAGTTTGTCGTTTGGGAAAATTTAATATTTTGCGAGATGCATACCTTGATGCTGTGGATATACAACCCACACTTGTTAAATAGCTCCCTGAAATATGCATCAGACCTGGTGACACTGTTATCCTCCTTGTCTAAAACAAATCCTGACAACACAAACATGATAAATTTCTGAATAAGTATAACATGGACTGCATCTCTATCATAAAGTACAGCTGCTGCAGTAACGATACAGATCATTTGATATAGTAAGCTCACCATTTTTCGCAATGTTCTCTTTCAGAACAAAAAAACCATCCGGTTTGAGCCCAACCTGTAAACAACACCACCCATGTATGTTCAATTAATATGCATAGATGGTTGAACAGAATATACATAATATTAAATCAGAGTTTGACTGTTTGACTATACTAATAGGCGCACTGACATGGTGAAAGAGAGCCAGAACTGGAATTAAGCCATAAGTAAAAAATACAGACTGGAGTTGGCTTAGAAGATGTCGCTTGTTCCAACTTGCACTGTACATGTAATTGTTGAAACTATATGGTGAGCATCTTTCTACATATGCATAAGAAATTTATTGCAAGCATTTGTTTAGCAGCGAAAAATATCAACATCCTTTCTCCAATAATAGTACAACACTAAAGCATGCTTCTGCATACAATGTACATGTTGAATTTACACTATTAAAAGTACAGAAAAAAAAACTTCAAGGCAAGAAATCAGCATAATGTTAAAACAAAATATAAGCGAGTGTAAACCGAATCACCTTTGCACGgttaaaaaatgaaataaaatcatCATCAGTAAGTTGCCCTATGCACCACTGGAtccatatcacatcatatcttcCTTCCTCGGGAGTGAAGTCCTGAAGCAAGAAGCGGCATTTACCATAtggaaagaagtggtaagaaatttGCAAAGAGCATAACCACAATAAGAATGCTCAACCAACCTGAAGAGGTATACAATAAAAGTTCGCAGCCTTGTGGGTATCATGTCCTACATCCATACAACTACTAAGATTTTCCCGTGCCGCTTCTAGAAAATGGGCTACTGGCTCAACGAGATCAACCTGAAAATCCAAAGCCAGTTTAAAATGAAT
This window of the Triticum aestivum cultivar Chinese Spring chromosome 5D, IWGSC CS RefSeq v2.1, whole genome shotgun sequence genome carries:
- the LOC123123046 gene encoding dihydroceramide fatty acyl 2-hydroxylase FAH1, with the protein product MVVKEFTVDLNKPLVFQVGHLEEHYQEWVHQPIVSKEGPRFFANDTMEFLTRTKWWAVPVIWLPVVCWLFAKSVRMGHTIQEVILMALFGVFVWTLIEYSLHRFLFHIETRSYWSNTAHYLIHGCHHKHPMDSLRLVFPPAGAAIICVPFWNVVAFFASPSTTPALFAGGLLGYVMYDCTHYYLHHGQPSKDPAKHLKRYHLSHHFRIQDKGFGITSSLWDAVFGTLPSSKIAAKLS
- the LOC123123045 gene encoding alpha N-terminal protein methyltransferase 1; translation: MDSRGFDSTGREFSSATEMWAQEIGATASASASASEVPPGAAAAAAAPSNGDAGEEAGGEGKREEWYSKGIAYWQGVEASTEGVLGGYGCVNDADVKGSAAFLRPLLAERFGAAKRHLVALDCGSGIGRVTKNFLIKHFNEVDLVEPVAHFLEAARENLSSCMDVGHDTHKAANFYCIPLQDFTPEEGRYDVIWIQWCIGQLTDDDFISFFNRAKVGLKPDGFFVLKENIAKNGFVLDKEDNSVTRSDAYFRELFNKCGLYIHSIKNQKELPEELFAVRMYALVTSQPKVTKNGKRGRPKNSPRIIHS